The Longimicrobiaceae bacterium genome includes a region encoding these proteins:
- a CDS encoding uroporphyrinogen-III synthase gives MTFSASLSADSQSLPSRQPASGSDAAVDRRSESSNGSAGGLDSARVGLLEGRMGQELADLVRRHGGVPVVAPSVQEVALDARAEVEQLTDGLRNGLIDMVVFLTGAGVNALLSEAERIGRGRELAEGLRWVTTVCRGQKPRAALRQRGLPVSVMVPEPYTTSEVLDTLQRLSPRDRGVAVVHYGERNREIADALEGWGSRVMDLCVYEWSLPADTGPLEALIADLEAGRLDAVAFTSQVQVRHLFQVAGDKGRALGLMQALNTRTVVAAVGPTCARALEEVGVTPQVVPEHPKMGPMIVALGKHLRERRAAAHEGDL, from the coding sequence GCAGTCGCTTCCTTCCCGCCAGCCCGCTTCCGGTAGTGATGCCGCCGTCGATCGGCGATCGGAGTCCAGCAACGGCTCCGCGGGTGGGCTGGATAGCGCGCGAGTGGGGCTGCTCGAGGGGAGAATGGGGCAGGAGCTGGCCGACCTGGTGCGACGCCACGGGGGCGTTCCCGTGGTCGCCCCCTCCGTGCAGGAAGTAGCGCTGGACGCTCGAGCCGAGGTCGAGCAGCTGACCGACGGGCTGCGAAACGGCCTGATCGACATGGTCGTCTTCCTCACCGGCGCCGGGGTCAACGCGCTCCTGAGCGAGGCGGAACGGATCGGTCGGGGGCGCGAGCTGGCGGAAGGGCTGCGCTGGGTCACCACCGTATGCCGCGGGCAGAAGCCACGCGCGGCCCTGCGGCAGCGCGGGCTGCCGGTCTCCGTCATGGTCCCCGAGCCCTACACCACCAGCGAGGTGCTAGACACCCTTCAGCGACTGAGCCCCCGCGACCGTGGCGTCGCGGTGGTGCATTACGGAGAGCGCAACCGGGAGATCGCCGACGCCCTGGAAGGGTGGGGAAGCCGGGTGATGGATCTCTGCGTCTACGAGTGGTCCTTGCCCGCCGATACCGGTCCGTTGGAAGCCCTCATCGCCGACCTCGAGGCGGGCCGGCTGGACGCGGTCGCCTTCACCAGCCAGGTGCAGGTGCGGCACCTCTTCCAGGTGGCCGGGGACAAGGGGCGCGCGCTCGGGCTCATGCAGGCGCTCAACACCCGGACCGTGGTGGCGGCCGTGGGGCCGACGTGCGCGCGGGCGCTGGAGGAGGTGGGGGTCACCCCGCAGGTGGTCCCGGAGCATCCGAAGATGGGACCGATGATCGTCGCCCTCGGCAAACATCTGCGCGAGCGGAGGGCGGCAGCTCACGAGGGGGACCTGTGA
- a CDS encoding helix-turn-helix domain-containing protein: MSTGLPDVRRWEVHRASEATGRAIHGSRPDDAIDLHGSTAQDGTSGSNGTSSPAAAIAETGPVLDRSLREMVSSYERRLIEEALRRTRGNRARAARLLQTTERILGYRIRQYGIDWKGFRR; the protein is encoded by the coding sequence GTGAGCACCGGACTGCCTGACGTCCGCCGCTGGGAGGTGCACAGGGCGAGCGAAGCCACGGGGCGCGCCATTCACGGATCGAGGCCGGACGACGCCATCGACCTTCACGGGTCTACGGCGCAGGACGGCACTTCGGGGTCGAATGGGACGTCTTCCCCCGCCGCAGCCATTGCGGAGACTGGCCCCGTGCTCGATCGCTCCCTGCGGGAGATGGTCTCGAGCTACGAGCGGCGGCTCATCGAGGAGGCTTTGCGCAGGACGCGGGGCAACCGGGCGCGGGCCGCGCGGCTGCTGCAGACGACCGAGCGGATCCTGGGCTATCGGATCCGGCAGTACGGCATCGACTGGAAGGGGTTCCGCCGTTGA
- the hisS gene encoding histidine--tRNA ligase, protein MSNFASLPGFRDFYPEDLAVRSHIMAAWREVATRYGFQEYDGPPLEPTELYIEKSGPEIVQQLYNFTDKGGREVALRPEMTPTLARMVGARAGAMRKPIKWFSMPQLFRYERAQRGRLREHFQLNLDIIGETDVLADAELIAAAIDVLRCLGLDQNDFVARVSDRRLLRALLLHAQVPEERLTLVYNIVDKLEREPAERIAERLGTEAGLGPAVVEEVLAIFRHRDFDAVRDAYGGTEGIGEHIHRMHELFEALEAMGLGAYARFDLSVVRGLAYYTGIVFELFDARGELRAICGGGRYDDLLRVIAGVDLPALGFGMGDVVLRELLAERGKLPKVTRKLDYYMVTVTPQERAVMLQMVHQLRDSGRSVDYSLRHQPVGKQLKAAAAVGAHKAIILGPDELAEGMVVVRELARGEEVRVPFERLVEGG, encoded by the coding sequence ATGTCGAACTTCGCTTCACTTCCGGGTTTCCGGGATTTCTACCCGGAGGATCTCGCGGTCCGCTCGCACATCATGGCGGCGTGGCGGGAGGTCGCCACCCGCTACGGCTTTCAGGAGTACGACGGTCCGCCGCTCGAGCCGACCGAGCTGTATATCGAGAAGTCGGGCCCGGAGATCGTCCAGCAGCTCTATAACTTCACGGACAAGGGGGGGCGCGAGGTGGCCCTCCGACCCGAGATGACGCCGACGCTGGCCCGCATGGTGGGCGCCCGCGCCGGCGCCATGCGCAAGCCGATCAAATGGTTCTCGATGCCGCAGCTCTTCCGCTACGAGCGGGCGCAGCGCGGCAGGCTTCGTGAGCACTTCCAGCTCAACCTGGACATCATCGGCGAGACGGACGTGCTGGCGGACGCGGAGCTGATCGCGGCCGCCATCGACGTGCTGCGCTGTCTGGGGCTGGACCAGAACGATTTCGTCGCGCGGGTCTCCGATCGACGCCTGCTCCGCGCCCTCCTCCTGCACGCTCAGGTCCCCGAGGAGCGGCTGACCCTGGTCTACAACATCGTCGACAAGCTCGAGCGCGAGCCCGCCGAGCGCATCGCCGAGCGGCTGGGGACCGAAGCGGGGCTGGGTCCCGCCGTGGTCGAGGAGGTGCTGGCGATCTTCCGCCACCGGGACTTCGACGCGGTGCGCGACGCGTACGGCGGCACGGAAGGGATCGGCGAGCACATCCACCGCATGCACGAGCTGTTCGAGGCGCTGGAGGCGATGGGGCTGGGCGCCTATGCTCGCTTCGATCTCTCGGTGGTGCGGGGCCTCGCTTATTACACCGGGATCGTCTTCGAGCTCTTCGACGCTCGCGGCGAGCTGCGGGCGATCTGCGGCGGGGGCCGCTACGACGACCTGCTGCGGGTGATCGCCGGCGTGGATCTCCCGGCGCTCGGCTTCGGTATGGGGGACGTGGTGCTGCGCGAGCTGCTGGCGGAGCGCGGCAAGCTGCCGAAAGTGACGCGGAAGCTGGACTATTACATGGTGACGGTGACGCCGCAGGAGCGCGCGGTGATGCTCCAGATGGTCCACCAGCTGCGTGACAGCGGCCGCTCCGTCGATTACTCCCTGCGTCACCAGCCGGTCGGAAAGCAGTTGAAGGCCGCTGCCGCGGTGGGAGCGCACAAGGCGATCATCCTCGGCCCGGACGAGCTGGCCGAGGGGATGGTCGTAGTGCGCGAGCTCGCCCGTGGCGAGGAGGTCAGGGTCCCCTTCGAGCGGCTGGTCGAGGGGGGATGA